In one window of uncultured Sphaerochaeta sp. DNA:
- a CDS encoding YbaN family protein: protein MVKNNVLRFILAFLGILSAVLGGIGVFLPVLPTTPFVLLAGLLFSFSSERLGGWLEQNRILGPYLKHYRKGTGIPKKAKIKALITLWIGMGITFYIVGKLPLIIMLATIATIVSIHIITIKPKHVEVVN from the coding sequence TTGGTTAAAAATAACGTACTACGTTTCATACTTGCCTTCTTAGGCATCCTCTCAGCAGTCCTGGGAGGAATTGGTGTATTCCTGCCTGTACTTCCTACCACTCCATTCGTACTGCTCGCAGGCCTTCTCTTCTCATTTTCCAGTGAACGTCTCGGAGGCTGGTTGGAACAGAACCGGATTTTGGGACCATATCTCAAACACTACCGAAAAGGGACAGGAATCCCAAAGAAAGCAAAAATCAAAGCTCTTATAACGCTTTGGATAGGAATGGGGATCACATTTTATATTGTAGGAAAGCTTCCCTTGATCATCATGCTCGCAACCATTGCCACCATCGTCAGCATCCACATCATAACCATCAAACCGAAACACGTAGAGGTAGTGAACTAG
- the dinB gene encoding DNA polymerase IV yields the protein MSDLEPVIFHVDMDAFYAAIEVLDNPAYAGTCLLIGGNSSRGVVATASYEARKYGIHSAMPMAQARRLCPHAVVVKPRMERYSQVSLQVMDILKEFSSDLQQISIDEAFLDMTGTRRLFGIPRQAGILLKERVKNETGLTISVGIGPSRFIAKMASDYDKPDGLCRVSQGKEIAFIDAVGLQKLWGVGKVTQAMLAKHHIRTTVELRSFTMDSLQSLFGKSMGHFLYLACRGIDPGIFSGESKSHSISTETTFESDVSSLSILEQTLLSMSHEVMFRALEEKKIGRTIGIKVRLPDFTTYTLQITPQGTIYSAEQIYHLAKQLLLQKWHDGTPLRLIGVGLYQLYEGSRPLQEELFEDPYQKKRKIEQVVLALQKQGKQVFKAKNLETTTPSE from the coding sequence ATGAGTGACTTGGAACCTGTCATATTTCATGTAGATATGGATGCCTTCTATGCAGCGATTGAGGTACTCGACAACCCTGCCTACGCTGGCACCTGCCTGCTCATCGGAGGAAACAGTTCCAGAGGGGTGGTTGCCACTGCAAGCTATGAGGCAAGAAAGTACGGCATTCACTCCGCCATGCCTATGGCACAGGCACGCCGTCTCTGTCCCCATGCAGTGGTGGTTAAGCCACGAATGGAGCGCTACAGCCAGGTCAGTTTACAAGTCATGGATATCCTTAAGGAGTTCTCCTCTGATCTGCAACAGATTTCGATCGATGAAGCTTTCCTTGATATGACGGGAACAAGAAGATTGTTCGGCATTCCCCGCCAGGCAGGAATATTGCTGAAAGAACGAGTCAAGAATGAGACAGGGCTGACCATCTCAGTGGGGATTGGACCTAGCCGATTCATTGCAAAAATGGCAAGTGACTATGATAAGCCAGACGGACTATGCAGGGTATCCCAAGGCAAGGAGATTGCCTTTATCGATGCAGTGGGCCTACAAAAACTCTGGGGTGTGGGGAAGGTCACCCAAGCAATGCTTGCAAAGCACCACATCAGAACAACCGTAGAACTACGATCGTTTACCATGGACTCCCTACAATCACTGTTCGGAAAAAGCATGGGGCATTTTCTTTATCTTGCCTGTAGAGGTATTGATCCTGGGATCTTTTCTGGTGAATCGAAAAGTCATTCCATCTCTACTGAGACAACCTTTGAGAGCGATGTCTCCTCCCTTTCCATCCTCGAACAGACCCTGCTATCCATGAGTCATGAGGTGATGTTCCGGGCATTGGAAGAGAAGAAAATCGGGCGGACCATAGGAATCAAGGTAAGACTACCTGATTTTACTACCTACACCCTTCAGATCACCCCACAGGGCACCATCTACAGTGCTGAACAGATTTATCATCTGGCAAAACAGCTCCTGTTGCAGAAATGGCATGACGGTACCCCGCTCAGACTGATCGGGGTTGGGTTATATCAACTCTATGAAGGCAGTCGTCCTCTGCAGGAAGAACTCTTCGAGGATCCATATCAGAAGAAACGAAAGATAGAACAGGTAGTGCTTGCCCTGCAGAAACAGGGCAAGCAGGTTTTCAAAGCCAAGAACCTCGAAACGACTACTCCATCAGAGTAA